One genomic segment of Phyllopteryx taeniolatus isolate TA_2022b chromosome 12, UOR_Ptae_1.2, whole genome shotgun sequence includes these proteins:
- the calcrla gene encoding calcitonin gene-related peptide type 1 receptor isoform X4 — protein MANRKMERIGRNGLVALMLMYSFTKICVKASLEVNETQQHHPTNVYHDLGITRNKIVTAQFECYQKIMKDNPSDRLEPMCNRTWDGWLCWDDTKAGITSEQHCPDYFQDFDPSEMVTKICTDSGQWFLHPESNRTWTNYTRCNEHTSEGRVTAMNLFYLALIGHGLSLTSLFVSLGIFFHFKSLSCQRITLHKNLFFSFVLNSVITIIWLTAVANNQELVQRNPTSCKVSQFIHLYLFGCNYFWMLCEGIYLHTLIVVAVFAEKQHLMWYYLLGWGFPLIPASIHAIARSYYYNDNCWISSKTSLLYIIHGPICAALLSAHHQAQGDPSSRVEPLHEGRESNSHPGTASGHPICPASLQAGGAGFLRNLRLHHAHTDALPGTAGSHHLLLF, from the exons ATGGCCAACAGGAAGATGGAGCGCATCGGGAGGAATGGACTAGTGGCACTTATGCTAATGTATTCTTTTACTAAG ATATGTGTGAAGGCAAGCCTCGAGGTCAATGAAACTCAGCAGCACCATCCAACCAACGTGTATCACGACTTGGGAATCACCCGGAACAAGATAGTCACAGCACAGTTTGAGTGCTACCAAAAGATCATGAAGGACAACCCTTCCGACAGACTAG AGCCCATGTGTAATCGCACATGGGACGGTTGGTTGTGTTGGGATGACACCAAGGCAGGCATCACCTCAGAACAACACTGCCCTGACTACTTCCAGGATTTTGACCCTTCAG AGATGGTTACAAAGATCTGCACTGACAGTGGTCAGTGGTTCCTGCATCCTGAGAGTAACCGCACATGGACCAACTACACACGCTGCAATGAACACACCAGCGAAGGCAGAGTG ACAGCAATGAATCTTTTCTACTTGGCTCTCATAGGACATGGACTGTCCCTGACCTCCCTCTTCGTCTCTCTTGGAATATTCTTCCATTTCAA GAGTTTAAGTTGTCAGAGGATCACGCTTCATAAAAacctcttcttctcttttgtACTCAACTCTGTGATCACTATCATTTGGTTGACAGCAGTTGCCAACAACCAGGAACTGGTGCAGAGGAATCCA ACAAGCTGCAAAGTGTCCCAGTTCATTCATCTCTACCTGTTTGGTTGCAATTACTTCTGGATGCTGTGCGAGGGAATTTATTTACACACGCTCATCGTGGTGGCGGTGTTTGCCGAGAAGCAACACCTCATGTGGTACTATCTCCTCGGCTGGG ggtTCCCTCTTATTCCTGCTTCCATCCATGCCATTGCAAGAAGTTACTACTACAATGACAA CTGTTGGATCAGCTCCAAAACATCACTACTCTATATTATCCACGGCCCCATCTGTGCAGCTCTCCTG AGTGCTCATCACCAAGCTCAAGGTGACCCATCAAGCCGAGTCGAGCCTCTACATGAAGGCCGTGAGAGCAACTCTCATCCTGGTACCGCTTCTGGGCATCCAATATGTCCTGCTTCCCTACAAGCCGGAGGGGCGGGTTTCCTCAGAAATCTACGACTACATCATGCACATACTGATGCACTACCAG